One genomic segment of Sorex araneus isolate mSorAra2 chromosome X, mSorAra2.pri, whole genome shotgun sequence includes these proteins:
- the DUSP2 gene encoding dual specificity protein phosphatase 2, whose amino-acid sequence MGLEAASELECAALCALLRDPREAERTLLLDCRPFLAFCRRHVRSARPVPWNALLRRRARGPPAAALACLLPDRALRARLARGELARAVVLDEGSASVAALAPDGPARVLLSALVHETRAARTAVFFLRGGFEAFQACSPELCSEAPAPAMPPGGMEDSPADPRAPIYDQGGAVEILPYLYLGSCSHASDLKGLQACGITAVLNVSSCPNPFEGLFHYKRIPVEDNQVVEISAWFQEAIGFIDSVKSSGGRVLVHCQAGISRSATICLAYLIQSHRVRLDEAFDFVKQRRGVISPNFSFMGQLLQFETQVLCH is encoded by the exons ATGGGGCTGGAGGCGGCGAGCGAGCTGGAGTGCGCGGCGCTGTGCGCGCTGCTGCGGGACCCGCGGGAGGCCGAGCGGACGCTGCTGCTCGACTGCCGCCCCTTCCTGGCCTTCTGCCGGCGCCACGTGCGCTCGGCGCGGCCGGTGCCCTGGAACGCGCTGCTGCGGCGCCGCGCCCggggcccgcccgccgccgccctgGCCTGCCTGCTGCCCGACCGCGCGCTGCGGGCGCGCCTGGCTCGCGGAGAGCTGGCGCGGGCCGTGGTGCTGGACGAGGGCAGCGCCTCGGTGGCCGCGCTGGCTCCCGACGGCCCGGCCCGCGTGCTGCTCTCCGCGCTCGTGCACGAGACCCGCGCGGCGCGCACCGCCGTGTTCTTCCTGCGAG GAGGCTTTGAAGCCTTCCAGGCCTGCTCCCCCGAACTGTGCTCCGAGGCCCCCGCCCCGGCGATGCCACCAGGAGGGATGGAAGACAGCCCCGCGGACCCCAGAGCGCCCATCTATGATCAG GGGGGGGCCGTGGAGATCTTGCCCTACTTGTACCTGGGCAGCTGCAGCCACGCCTCGGATCTGAAGGGGCTGCAGGCCTGCGGCATCACTGCGGTGCTCAACGTCTCCAGCTGCCCCAACCCCTTCGAGGGCCTTTTCCACTACAAGCGCATCCCGGTGGAGGACAACCAGGTGGTGGAGATCAGCGCCTGGTTCCAGGAGGCCATTGGCTTCATCG ACTCGGTGAAGAGCAGTGGAGGACGGGTACTGGTACATTGCCAGGCGGGCATCTCCCGCTCTGCCACCATCTGCCTGGCTTACCTGATCCAGAGCCACCGGGTGCGGCTGGACGAGGCCTTCGACTTTGTGAAGCAGCGCCGGGGGGTCATCTCCCCCAACTTCAGTTTCATGGGGCAGCTGCTGCAGTTTGAGACTCAGGTGCtgtgccactga